A single window of Hemitrygon akajei unplaced genomic scaffold, sHemAka1.3 Scf000066, whole genome shotgun sequence DNA harbors:
- the LOC140721970 gene encoding uncharacterized protein: MAHQGVQTGVRPFTCSDCGMRFTRSSTLQTHQRVHTGEKPFTCSVCRKGFTQSSQLKVHQRVHTGEKPFTCSVCGKGFTQSSNLLIHQSVHTGEKLFTCSECGKRFTESNKLKVHQRVHTGEKPFTCSVCGKGFTQSSALQTHQRVHTGEKPFTCSVCRKGFTQSFQLKVHQRVHTGERPFTCSVCGKGFTLSSSLLRHQSVHTGEKPFTCSVCGKGFTQSSHLLRHQRVQTGEKPFTCSVCGKGFTRSSHLLRHQRVHTGEKPFTCSVCGKKLTRLSNLQRHQSVHTREKPFTCSECGKRFTESSKLKVHQRVHTGEKPFTCSVCGKGFTQSSNLLIHQSVHTGEKLFTCSECGKRFTESNKLKVHQRVHTGAKPFTCSVCGKGFTQSSTLQTHQRVHTGEKPFTCSVCRKGFTSSSNLHSHQRVHTGEKPFTCSVCGKGFTRSSTLKKHQSVHTF, encoded by the coding sequence ATGGCACACCAGGGAGTTCAGACCGGGGtgcggccgttcacttgctcggactgtgggatgagattcactcggtcatccaccctacagactcaccagcgagttcacactggggagaagccattcacctgctcagtctgtaggaagggattcactcagtcatctcaactgaaggtacatcagcgagttcacactggggagaaaccgttcacctgctcagtgtgtgggaagggattcactcaatcatccaacCTGCTGattcatcagtcagttcacaccggggagaagctattcacctgctcagaatgtgggaagagattcactgaatcaaataaactgaaggtacatcagcgagttcacactggagagaaaccgttcacctgctcagtgtgtgggaagggattcactcaatcatccgcCCTACagactcaccagcgagttcacactggggagaagccattcacctgctcagtctgtaggaagggattcactcagtcatttcaactgaaggtacatcagcgagttcacactggagagaggccgttcacctgctcagtctgtgggaagggattcactttgtcatccagCCTGctgagacatcagtcagttcacaccggggagaaaccgttcacctgctcagtgtgtgggaagggattcactcagtcatctcacctactgagacaccagcgagttcaaactggggagaaaccgttcacctgctcagtctgtgggaagggattcactcggtcatctcacctactgagacaccagcgagttcacactggggagaagccattcacctgctcagtctgtgggaagaaactcACTCGGTTATCcaacctgcagagacatcagtcagttcacaccagggagaagccattcacctgctcagaatgtgggaagagattcactgaatcatctaaactgaaggtacatcagcgagttcacactggggagaaaccgttcacctgctcagtgtgtgggaagggattcactcaatcatccaacCTGCTGattcatcagtcagttcacaccggggagaagctattcacctgctcagaatgtgggaagagattcactgaatcaaataaactgaaggtacatcagcgagttcacactggagcgaaaccgttcacctgctcagtgtgtgggaagggattcactcaatcatccaccctacagactcaccagcgagttcacactggggagaagccattcacctgctcagtctgtaggaagggattcacttcgtcatccaacctgcatagtcatcagcgagttcacactggggagaaaccattcacctgctcagtctgtgggaagggattcactcggtcatccaccctaaagaaacaccagtcagttcacacattTTGa